A genomic segment from Frateuria edaphi encodes:
- a CDS encoding protein kinase domain-containing protein: MVAGLTPVAEERTVPPTVGRYRIEGVLGAGAMAVVYAGFDPEIERQVAIKCLRNAVAADPVYRARFVTEARAVGHLTHPHIVTLFDVGEMEDGRPYIAMERLSGDTLASRVAREGFPALPVILGLVEQIAGALDYAHAQGVVHQDIKPENIMLSDGWQHAKVSDFGIAERRDPRSPGGPRREVGGTPAYMAPEHLSGERTDARSDLFSLGVVLFWLLSGKLPWEETGDVRRLQAERQRVPQPTLQLRDPFTPSILLDIVQTLLAPAPQDRYQRGAELVDDLRLALREYERLHAKPIATRLISLRLRWAGILAAVLSLTLLIGLAAIYTRQNAAVTGLAQDYGRSLGRMVASEAAENLLLDDRAATRALVQDIARNKQIYYLAVANRYGEVIASTRADEQDKPLPERTNEEFLPGAADIASYRVRLPDGDDSGEMLVFDVPVNYQTAKVGQLRLGISDAPLRAAQKTTLKAIVAVLLVTLAAVTGAAYWLFRRLLGLLDVLGEAMLRVGRGDFGHRIRLVRHDELGRLFTAFNLMCNALQARERRPRRPTSKPTVPLELPTRIMPTEQRMEDEATRH; this comes from the coding sequence ATGGTGGCTGGCCTGACTCCAGTCGCCGAGGAACGGACCGTCCCGCCGACGGTGGGACGCTACCGTATCGAGGGCGTGCTCGGCGCCGGCGCGATGGCGGTGGTCTACGCCGGTTTCGATCCGGAAATCGAGCGCCAGGTCGCGATCAAATGCCTGCGCAACGCGGTGGCGGCCGATCCGGTCTATCGCGCGCGCTTCGTCACCGAGGCGCGCGCGGTCGGCCACCTGACCCATCCGCACATCGTCACCCTGTTCGACGTGGGCGAGATGGAGGACGGCCGCCCGTACATCGCGATGGAGCGGCTTTCGGGCGACACCCTGGCCAGCCGGGTGGCGCGCGAGGGCTTTCCTGCGTTGCCGGTGATCCTGGGCCTGGTCGAGCAGATCGCGGGCGCGCTTGATTACGCGCACGCGCAAGGGGTGGTCCATCAGGACATCAAGCCGGAGAACATCATGCTCTCCGACGGTTGGCAGCATGCCAAGGTGAGCGACTTCGGCATCGCCGAGCGGCGCGACCCGCGCAGTCCCGGCGGGCCGCGCCGGGAGGTCGGCGGCACGCCCGCCTACATGGCGCCGGAGCATCTGTCCGGCGAACGTACCGACGCGCGCAGCGACCTGTTCTCGCTGGGCGTGGTGCTGTTCTGGCTGCTGAGCGGCAAGCTGCCGTGGGAGGAAACCGGCGACGTCCGGCGCCTGCAGGCCGAGCGCCAGCGCGTGCCGCAGCCCACGCTGCAACTGCGCGACCCGTTCACGCCCTCGATCCTGCTGGACATCGTGCAGACGCTGCTCGCGCCCGCGCCGCAGGACCGCTACCAGCGCGGCGCCGAGCTGGTCGACGACCTGCGCCTGGCCCTGCGCGAGTACGAGCGCCTGCACGCGAAGCCGATCGCCACGCGGCTGATCTCGCTGCGCCTGCGTTGGGCCGGCATCCTGGCCGCGGTATTGAGCCTGACGCTTCTGATCGGCCTGGCCGCGATCTACACCCGGCAGAACGCCGCGGTTACCGGCCTGGCGCAGGACTATGGACGGTCGCTTGGCCGGATGGTCGCCAGCGAGGCGGCGGAGAACCTGCTGCTGGACGACCGCGCCGCCACGCGCGCGCTGGTGCAGGACATCGCGCGCAACAAGCAGATCTATTACCTGGCCGTGGCCAACCGCTACGGCGAAGTGATCGCCAGCACCCGCGCGGACGAACAGGACAAGCCGCTGCCGGAGCGCACCAACGAGGAGTTCCTGCCGGGTGCGGCCGACATCGCCAGCTACCGCGTGCGCCTGCCCGACGGCGACGACTCCGGCGAAATGCTCGTGTTCGACGTGCCGGTCAACTACCAGACCGCCAAGGTCGGCCAATTGCGCCTGGGCATCAGCGACGCGCCGCTGCGCGCCGCGCAGAAGACCACGCTCAAAGCCATCGTGGCCGTGCTGCTGGTGACGCTGGCGGCGGTGACCGGTGCCGCCTACTGGTTGTTCCGCCGCCTGCTCGGTTTGCTGGACGTGCTCGGCGAGGCGATGTTGCGGGTCGGCCGCGGCGATTTCGGCCACCGCATCCGGCTGGTGCGCCACGACGAACTTGGCCGCCTGTTCACCGCCTTCAACCTGATGTGCAATGCCCTGCAGGCACGCGAGCGACGACCGCGCCGGCCCACTTCCAAACCGACGGTCCCGCTTGAACTACCCACCCGGATCATGCCCACCGAGCAGCGGATGGAGGACGAGGCGACGCGGCATTAG
- a CDS encoding LysM peptidoglycan-binding domain-containing protein — MQNTDYARNVAQGQRLGLLVLVGLLAIGLGGCAQLQQLKARMTGHNKPAVTVTPAPAAAPVRTPADEAPPPSLASIINDQLQSGHYAEGERQLRRYLQVYPDDRAAQSVLRQLTVDPEEALGHASRPYVVRPGDSYSTLAARFLGDGGRFLILARYNDSADPSMLRVGQTLRVPASRLAAGTRPEGPVQAPDATAAAPSSGDDSGTARARHLQDESLALLHKGQHSQALERMDQALDVDPRLPPSGADAKALRKQLVSVYHQRAIVLYRDQQLDQAISLWNRVLAIEPDFEPATVYRARALELKQRLKQY; from the coding sequence GTGCAGAACACGGATTACGCGCGCAATGTCGCGCAGGGCCAGCGACTGGGGCTGCTGGTGCTGGTCGGCTTGTTGGCGATCGGGCTGGGCGGCTGCGCCCAGTTGCAGCAACTGAAGGCGCGCATGACCGGCCACAACAAGCCGGCGGTAACGGTGACGCCGGCGCCGGCCGCGGCGCCGGTTCGCACGCCGGCGGACGAGGCGCCGCCGCCCTCGCTCGCTTCCATCATCAATGACCAGCTGCAATCGGGCCACTATGCCGAGGGCGAGCGGCAGCTGCGCCGCTACCTGCAGGTCTACCCGGATGATCGCGCGGCCCAGTCGGTATTGCGCCAGCTCACCGTCGATCCGGAAGAGGCGCTGGGACACGCCTCGCGCCCGTACGTGGTGCGTCCGGGTGATTCCTACAGCACGCTGGCCGCCCGCTTCCTGGGGGACGGCGGACGGTTCCTGATCCTGGCGCGTTACAACGATTCGGCCGATCCGTCGATGCTGCGCGTGGGCCAGACGCTGCGCGTGCCCGCCTCGCGCCTGGCCGCCGGCACGCGACCGGAAGGCCCGGTGCAGGCCCCCGATGCCACGGCTGCAGCGCCATCTTCCGGCGACGATTCCGGCACGGCCAGGGCGCGCCACCTGCAGGACGAAAGCCTCGCGCTGCTGCACAAGGGCCAGCACAGCCAGGCGCTGGAACGGATGGACCAGGCGCTGGACGTCGACCCGCGATTGCCGCCTTCCGGCGCGGACGCCAAGGCGCTGCGCAAGCAGCTGGTGTCGGTCTATCACCAGCGCGCGATCGTGCTGTACCGCGACCAGCAACTGGACCAGGCGATCTCGCTCTGGAACCGCGTGCTGGCGATCGAGCCGGATTTCGAGCCGGCGACGGTGTACCGCGCGCGGGCGCTGGAGCTCAAGCAGCGGTTGAAGCAGTACTGA